In Romeriopsis navalis LEGE 11480, the sequence TTTCCTGGTGTCTATGGCGGTGTGGAACCACACTCATCCATCTCGAACTGAGTTGTGAAACGCACCTGCGGCGACGATAGTTAGGGGGTAGCCCCTTGTCAAAATAGCTCGATGCCAGGTTCATATTTGATACAGCTACTTAATTAAGATTAGGTGGCTGTATTTGGTTTAAAGTGTTCGATTTGGAATTATTTGGCTACACCGATCGGTAATAATCGCCTTCACTTGTTTGTTGCTTTGGAATTGTTTGATAGCCGTTGGTTCGTTGACTGTCCATATCCAATAGGGGATATGTGATGGGTTGATTGTTTGGAGCCAGCTAGTGTTAATTAAGGCATAGTGTGGTGCGAGGAAATCAGGTTGGAGCCGATCGATCGGCTGTCTGACTCGATATGGGAAGCGACGATCGCATGCTGCTGGTTTTATTAAGAGCCCAATTTTGACTTGAGGCTGGAGTTGGCGCACGTTCTGGAGTGCTTTGGCTTGAAAGCTGGTTATGACAAACTGATCGCCTGTGAGGTGTTGATTTATGATCGCGAGGACAGCGGATTCATTGCCGAAAGTTTTGAGCTCAATATCGAGTGGAATACGGTTTTTGCAATGTTGAATTGTTGTTTCGAATGTGGGGATCTCGGGTTGGATGGTTTGGATTTCCTGGATTGTTAAATCGGCGAGCGAGATCTGATTGATTTCTGGATCATGGTGAATCACAAGCACCCCGTCACGTGAGCGGCACACATCAAATTCCAGCATGTCAGCACCCGCGGTAATTGCCGCTTCAAATGCGGCGATCGTGTTTTCCGACGGTGCAAGGGGATTGTGGCTGCCATTTGTATTACCACGGTGGGCGATCATGATGGGATGATTCATGGACATAAAAATAGCCCAAACAAATACTGTTTAGGCTGTAGTTAAATAAAATTCGATTATTGATTTTTCTTTTACTTCTGACCGAGAACTTGTTTTTTCACACCATCATATTTTGCCGATAGTTCCTGGCGGTTGTCAGCCTTAAGGATATAGCGGTAAACAAACCATGCTGTGTAACCCAAGCCAACCAGTTCTAAGGTTGGCTGAACCAAGGGAATTTCGTTCAATGCTGCGAGTAGCGCTAGCGTTAGCTTCACACCAACGAACGAACCAAACGCGATACCAGCGATTGTTAGCTGACTCCTATATTGGTTGAAGAAGTCACCCAGGATATTATCCAAGTTGCCGATCGAATCTAAAAACTTAGCGGCGTAGGCTTTAACCTGCTCGGTTGTATCCTCAGCACCAGAGAACTGTGCCAACGTGCCACCCAGTTCTGTGTTGATTTTCGATTCGGTTGCAACCGCGCTTTTCTCTTTCAATTCAGGTTCCATAGTTATCCCTTTGACTAATTGTTTGGGAGTGGATCCGGTGAGAGGTTTGATTTCAATGTCAGTGAAGCCCTGAATTCGTTCACCCTCTTGAACCACGACTGATAAATAATACTGTCTCTTCTCCTTCCTGACCACTTGATCTGGAATTCTTCTCAGTATTTTTTTGGATAGTTCAAATATATCACTTTATTTTGCAGAACGTCTGTATCTGTTGCCAAATTTGATCTATGACGTTTGTGAGGCTGTGATCGCTGCGGAGTGGGCAGAGAGAGACCCACGATCGAAGTTCAGTGAAATTGCGGCTGACATCAAACCCGATCACCTCATCGTTTTGGCCATGTAAAACTAGTGTCGGTACCGCCCGCTGTAAATCCACTTCATCGTATTGTTGGAGGTCAAGGAGAAATTGGTAATCCAGTGGCACCAACTGTTGATAACCATAGTGATATATCGATAGCGGTTGGCCCGCTCGCCATGATTGGGCTTGTTCTGAGCTGAGTTTGGGTACCCATTGTTGCCAAAATTGAAAAGCGGGTGCGAGCAGGACGAGTCGTTCAACTTGGGGCTGCCTTTCTGCAACCCAGGCGGCCGTGAGTCCGCCAAAACTAGAGCCAATGATCGTGGTGGGTTGATGGGCGATGAGTTGGGTTTCAACTTGATGAATTTGGCGAGTTAGTGTTAGGCGTTGAAAATTGTTTTGATTAAAGTCGATCAGCGCTAATGTGATGCCTTGTGCGGCAAAGCGCTCACGTAGGTATGTTCCTTTATAGGATTGTGCGCTGGAAGCGAAACCGTGGAGGTAGATGTAATGCATTTTGTCGTTGGAAGTTCGGTCGACGCTTTAGACTGAAGGCGGTGAAATTTTTATGGATATTTATGGATCTGCTGGAATATCAGGCAAAAGAGTTGTTTCGGACGGTCGGCATCCCGGTTTTACCATCGCAGACAATTCACCAAGTGCGTGAGCTGAAAGATCTTACGGTGCCATACCCCGTGGTGTTGAAGTCGCAGGTCCATGCGGGGGGACGGGGTCGATTAGGGGGAGTGCGATTTGTCGAAAATACCATTGATGGGATTGCGGCGGCCCAGGCTATTTTTAATTTGCCGATCGATGGGGAATACCCCAAGGTTTTACTAGCCGAAGTCAAGTATGCCGTTGAGCGAGAATTCTATTTGGCGGTGACGCTGCATCCTGCCTTGCGGCGACCCGTGTTATTGGGCTCGCTTCAGGGAGGGGTGACGATGCAATCGTCGATGGAACACACACAGCAAGTCGTCGTGGAGGGCGAGTTTTCCGCATTCTACGCGCGGCAGTTGGCGGTGGCGATGGGCGTAACGGGGGAGTTGATTAACCCGGTCAGCGATGTGGTCGAAAAAATGTACGCTCTGATGGTTCAAAAAGATTTAGATTTGGTGGAGATTAATCCGCTGGCGGTGCGCGGTGAGACGGCGGTCATGGCCTTGGATGGGAAGGTTGTGGTGAATGATGCGGCTTTGGTACGGCACCCAGATTTGATGGTTTGGTGTGAAAGTGCGGGGCCGATTACCTTGGGCCAAATGCCAACGTTGCAGTTGTCCCATGATGCCGCGGGCACGATCGGGATTGTGGGGAATGGGTCGGAATTAGTGCTAGCGACAGTTGATCAGGTATTGCAAGCGGGTGGACGATATTGTTGTTCGGTGAACTTAGGCGGCGAAACGCATTACGAATTGACGTCGACGCAATTTGGCGAGCGTCTGTTGGCGGGCTTAATCCAAATGGCTCAACAGCCCTTGGTTGCAGAGATTGTGGTGAATGTATTGACTGGTGTGGTGACTGGGGAAGCCATCCTGGAGGTGTTGCAAGGCTTTGATCAGCAATTGCAGAAGCCGATCGTGCCAGTGGGAGTGGAGACAGAGCGGGTTGTGCTGCTGCCACAGCCACAGGAGCCGGAGCGGTTGGTGATTGCCCTCTACTGCGGTGGCCTCAAGATGCGGTTGCCGCGATCACGGTTTAAGCGGCTGGACGTCAAAATCTACGAAGATCTGCCAGCGGCGATCGCGGCGGTGGTGCAAAATACACCGTTAACTTAAGCAACTTTGATTGCTCAAGGCGTTGGATGGCGGTGATGTTGGCGCACTGGGTGCGGCAACTTGAGAATTTGTTAACCTGAAATTAAGTACTTTAATAACTGGTTAAACTTGCCTGATTCCGTGAATGTACGGAACTTATCTCCCGGTTGACGTTGTGCTTAATAAAACCGGGAAATTGCGAATGTAATTGTTTTTATCTCTTTCTTACAATAGAAAACTCAGCAGTGTTGGATGTGCCACCGTTTCTTGGGACTAGTCGGAGATGCATTCGTACGGTCGGCTGCCGGTGAGTTTAGTTACCTGCTTCTGAGGAGGGGGATCAACTACCTTGTCACTTTTGAATTCGCTCTCTTATAGTGCTACTAGACCCTTGGTATATATTGCGTCCCCTGTTGTTTGATTTGATGCGCTGTTTTTGGGCGGCGCGTTCAGGCTGTTTGTTGTTGAGTTTTATCAGGATTGATTTGATCTCGTATGGGTTTTTTGGCGTCAGGTCAGGTAATTGTTCAGGGTGTGACCGAGCCGTTGGGGTTGACGATCGTGCCACTGATGCAGCGTTATGGCACGCGCTTGGTTGCGGGGGTTGCATCCGGGCTAGAAGACCAGGTGGTGGCTGACTTACCTGTGGCGAATTTGGTACAGCAGGTTGTCGCGGACTTCGGCCCGATTACCACCAGTATCATTTGTGTCTCGCCCTATCGCGTGTTGGATGCGGCGCTGGAAGCGATGCAGATGGGGATTCGGCAGTTAGTGCTGATGACGCAAGGTGTGCCCCCACTGGATATGTTGCAGTTAGTCCAAGCGGCGTCTGCTTCCGGCACGTTAGTTTTGGGTGGTAACACGCCCGGGCTGATTATGCCGGGCCAAAATCTGCTTTTGGGCATTCATCCACCACAGTTTTATGCGCCGGGTAAGGTTGGCATTATTAGTCGTAACGGTACGTTGACCTATGAGGTGGCGCGAAACTTGACGGCAACGGGATTTGGCCAGTCAATCGCTTTAAGTATTGGCGCTGATTCGATCGTCGGCTCGACGTTATCGCAGTGGTTGCAGATTCTGGAGATGGACGAGCAGACGGAGGCGATCGTGCTGGTAGGTCAAGTGGGGAGCGATGCGGAAGAAATCGCCGCCCAATGCATTACCGAGTCGATTACGAAGCCGGTAGTGGCTTATATTGCGGGACAAACGGCACCACGGCATCGGCGTTTAGGCCATGCGAATGTGATTTTAGAGTCGCAATCCGGTAATTTTGGGTCGACCTTGGGCACTGTTGCCAGTAAAACAAAAGCCTTACAACGAGCGGGTGTGCCGGTGGCGGAAAGTCCGGCGCAACTCCCAGAACTGTTGCAGCATGTGATGGATATGTTGGTCTTAGAAACGGCTTAAGGGGTCGTATTTCTCGGTGTTCAGAGGTTTTCTTGCCAATCGGGTCGGCAAAGCTACGATAGGGAGATAAATTGCGACCCTGGAATCTACATTGTGGGTATTGAACGAACCTATCATGACCCTTTGCACGGTGCGATTACGCTGAGCCAGGCTGATCCCGTGGAGGCATTGCTGATTCGCTTGATTGATACGCCTGCAATGCAGCGTTTGCGGCGGATTCGACAGTTGGGGCCAGCGAGTTTGACCTTCCATGGGGCGGAGACTTCGCGTTTCACCCATTCCTTAGGCGTAATGGCGATCGCCCGCCGGGCCTTCGATCGAGTCGCGGAGACATATCCGCAGTTACAGCAATATCGGGTTGTGGTCTTATGTGCCGCCTTATTACATGATGTGGGTCATGGCCCGTTTAGCCATACGGCGGAAGAGATTTTTGGCGGTAATCACGAGCGTTGGACGCGGCAAATTATCAGTAGTTCACCGCCAGTGCGGCAATTGTTGGATGCCTATCATTCGGAATTATCGAGTCAGCTTGTGCAAGTGTTTCAGAAGCAGTTTCCGGTGCCCCTGGTGTCACAGTTAGTCTCGAGTCAGTTGGACTGTGATCGGCTGGATTATCTGATGCGGGATAGTTACTTTACCGGTGCATCCTACGGCAAGATTGACCTTGATCGGATTATTTTGGCTTTGCGCTACGACCCGGTGAGCCAGCAGCTGGTCGTAGCAAAGAAGGGATTGGCGGCGATCGAGCATTATTTAATCGTGCGCTACTTCATGTATGCCCAGATTTATAACCATGCCAAAAACTTGGCCGCGACTTGGATTCTGGAACGGTTGTTCGATCGAGCACGGGAGCGATTGCTCCAAGGCGATTTAGTGGCGGATGAAACGGTCACGGCTTGGTTGAACGGTGTGCAGGGCTTATCGTTAGCTCAGTATTTAGCCGCGGATGATGAGGTTGTAATGTATCACCTGAGTTGCTGGCAGCGGCATGATGATGTGATTCTGGCTGATTTATGCCGAAGATATCGGGATCGGGATATTTTCAAAACCTATGATTTGACCCAGAAGTCGGATCGGGAGCGCCAGGCGATTTTGGCCCAGGTGCAAGAGCGATCACGTCAGCAAGGTTATGACCCTAACTATTATGTGGGTTTGCGGCTTGCGTTTAGCCGGGGTTATACCCTATACCAACGTGGGATTAATCTGCAAATGCCTGAGGGGTTACAGGATATTAGTGAACTCTCGCCGCTAGTTAAAACTTTGAGTCAACCGATGCAGAAGGCTTGGCTGATCTATCCCCGGGAAGTGAGTTTAGCGTCGTTGGATTAGTCTTTGGGGCGCATGAAAAAGGTGATCGAAGATTAATTCGATCACCCAGTCGTACTCATGTGACTTTGCCAAAATGTCGTTTATTGCGATCGCTGACTCGTCTTGGTGATAGAGTTCTCCGCGATCGTTCCACCGCCAAGGATGCTGACCGCTTTGGCATACTGTGGATCAGTGAGGGTGCCGATGAGTTTTGGATTGTTGGATAAGGTGTCGCGATCTTTTTCGCTCAATTTCACTTCGATATCGGGCACAATGCCTTTCTTGCTAATGTCAGTGCCCTTCGGCGTGTAGTAATGGGCAATAGTCACGGCTAAACCGGCACGATCGCTCATTAATGGATGGACAGATTGCACCAACGCCTTTCCAAAGGTTTGAGTCCCAATGATGGTGGCGCGTTGGTTATCTTGGAGTGCCCCGGTCAGGATTTCGGCGGAGCTGGCGGAATTGCCATCAACGAGAACGGCAAGGGGAAGTTTGCTCAGTACCGGACGGTTCGGGACGACTTCTTGGTAGAACCCGCGACGATTCAGCATGCGAATTTTGCCAGCGTCATCGAGGGTTTTGACTGTGCCGTTACGATCGACGATCTCAACAATATTCGTCCGATCGGTCGTTTTAACGATGTCGCCTTTTTCTAGCCACATTTGGCTAATTGATAGGCTTTGGTCAAGCAAACCGCCAGGATTACCCCGCAAATCTAAGATGAAGGCATCAACCTGCTTATTATTCAGCTTTTTGATCGCCCGCGCCATCTGTTCGTCGGCGTGGCTACTAAAGTCACTCAGCCGAATGTAACCGATCCGCTTGCCACCTTCATTGCGTAGACTGTAGCGGACGGTTTGTAATTCGATTTTGGCCCGAGTGATTGGTTGATCGAAATCCTTTTGGCCTTTGCGCCGCAGCCGTAGAACGACTTTGCTGCCGATTTCGCCGCGAATCAAGGCCGAAGCATCTTCGATCGACATACCTTTGGTCGATTTCCCATCAACCGCGACAATCCGATCCCCGGATTTTACTTTGGCTCGGCTGGCAGGAGAATCGGGTAAAGGCTCAACAATTGTCAGGACTTTTGTATCTTTTGGCAGTTCTAAGCGAATCCCAACCCCGGATAGCTCACCTTGGGTTTGATTAT encodes:
- a CDS encoding ATP-grasp domain-containing protein, which codes for MDLLEYQAKELFRTVGIPVLPSQTIHQVRELKDLTVPYPVVLKSQVHAGGRGRLGGVRFVENTIDGIAAAQAIFNLPIDGEYPKVLLAEVKYAVEREFYLAVTLHPALRRPVLLGSLQGGVTMQSSMEHTQQVVVEGEFSAFYARQLAVAMGVTGELINPVSDVVEKMYALMVQKDLDLVEINPLAVRGETAVMALDGKVVVNDAALVRHPDLMVWCESAGPITLGQMPTLQLSHDAAGTIGIVGNGSELVLATVDQVLQAGGRYCCSVNLGGETHYELTSTQFGERLLAGLIQMAQQPLVAEIVVNVLTGVVTGEAILEVLQGFDQQLQKPIVPVGVETERVVLLPQPQEPERLVIALYCGGLKMRLPRSRFKRLDVKIYEDLPAAIAAVVQNTPLT
- a CDS encoding succinate--CoA ligase subunit alpha is translated as MGFLASGQVIVQGVTEPLGLTIVPLMQRYGTRLVAGVASGLEDQVVADLPVANLVQQVVADFGPITTSIICVSPYRVLDAALEAMQMGIRQLVLMTQGVPPLDMLQLVQAASASGTLVLGGNTPGLIMPGQNLLLGIHPPQFYAPGKVGIISRNGTLTYEVARNLTATGFGQSIALSIGADSIVGSTLSQWLQILEMDEQTEAIVLVGQVGSDAEEIAAQCITESITKPVVAYIAGQTAPRHRRLGHANVILESQSGNFGSTLGTVASKTKALQRAGVPVAESPAQLPELLQHVMDMLVLETA
- a CDS encoding S41 family peptidase; translated protein: MTRIHRRLLSNPVVAFSTAAITMSALAVVTPKVPAGAVLQDTPKAIVDEAWQIVNREYVDREAVEQKWQPLRQKLLNRNYINKEQAYAALREAFKTFDDVYTRFMDPKQFDSLNNQTQGELSGVGIRLELPKDTKVLTIVEPLPDSPASRAKVKSGDRIVAVDGKSTKGMSIEDASALIRGEIGSKVVLRLRRKGQKDFDQPITRAKIELQTVRYSLRNEGGKRIGYIRLSDFSSHADEQMARAIKKLNNKQVDAFILDLRGNPGGLLDQSLSISQMWLEKGDIVKTTDRTNIVEIVDRNGTVKTLDDAGKIRMLNRRGFYQEVVPNRPVLSKLPLAVLVDGNSASSAEILTGALQDNQRATIIGTQTFGKALVQSVHPLMSDRAGLAVTIAHYYTPKGTDISKKGIVPDIEVKLSEKDRDTLSNNPKLIGTLTDPQYAKAVSILGGGTIAENSITKTSQRSQ
- a CDS encoding YqiA/YcfP family alpha/beta fold hydrolase, translating into MHYIYLHGFASSAQSYKGTYLRERFAAQGITLALIDFNQNNFQRLTLTRQIHQVETQLIAHQPTTIIGSSFGGLTAAWVAERQPQVERLVLLAPAFQFWQQWVPKLSSEQAQSWRAGQPLSIYHYGYQQLVPLDYQFLLDLQQYDEVDLQRAVPTLVLHGQNDEVIGFDVSRNFTELRSWVSLCPLRSDHSLTNVIDQIWQQIQTFCKIK
- a CDS encoding CAAD domain-containing protein, encoding MEPELKEKSAVATESKINTELGGTLAQFSGAEDTTEQVKAYAAKFLDSIGNLDNILGDFFNQYRSQLTIAGIAFGSFVGVKLTLALLAALNEIPLVQPTLELVGLGYTAWFVYRYILKADNRQELSAKYDGVKKQVLGQK
- a CDS encoding glycerophosphodiester phosphodiesterase; amino-acid sequence: MSMNHPIMIAHRGNTNGSHNPLAPSENTIAAFEAAITAGADMLEFDVCRSRDGVLVIHHDPEINQISLADLTIQEIQTIQPEIPTFETTIQHCKNRIPLDIELKTFGNESAVLAIINQHLTGDQFVITSFQAKALQNVRQLQPQVKIGLLIKPAACDRRFPYRVRQPIDRLQPDFLAPHYALINTSWLQTINPSHIPYWIWTVNEPTAIKQFQSNKQVKAIITDRCSQIIPNRTL
- a CDS encoding HD domain-containing protein; translation: MGIERTYHDPLHGAITLSQADPVEALLIRLIDTPAMQRLRRIRQLGPASLTFHGAETSRFTHSLGVMAIARRAFDRVAETYPQLQQYRVVVLCAALLHDVGHGPFSHTAEEIFGGNHERWTRQIISSSPPVRQLLDAYHSELSSQLVQVFQKQFPVPLVSQLVSSQLDCDRLDYLMRDSYFTGASYGKIDLDRIILALRYDPVSQQLVVAKKGLAAIEHYLIVRYFMYAQIYNHAKNLAATWILERLFDRARERLLQGDLVADETVTAWLNGVQGLSLAQYLAADDEVVMYHLSCWQRHDDVILADLCRRYRDRDIFKTYDLTQKSDRERQAILAQVQERSRQQGYDPNYYVGLRLAFSRGYTLYQRGINLQMPEGLQDISELSPLVKTLSQPMQKAWLIYPREVSLASLD